From Citricoccus sp. SGAir0253, a single genomic window includes:
- a CDS encoding Asp/Glu/hydantoin racemase → MPDTTGRIPKGPAPDRVIGVVDPYDMALDRELWRWMPAGVSLAMARTPYHPLVVDELMASALGDDAEIRSTARSLAAVEPEAVVFACASGSFVHGVDGARRISAAIAEEVGAPAVTTSEALLEALDALGLARVAIATPYVPRLTERLEAFLAAEGHSVVGTAGLGLDHLIWHVPYRVTAGLVREADRPEAEAVFVSCTNLPTFDIIAPLEAELGKPVLTANQVTAWAGLRRLGLGLTARDQVLGAAGWAADG, encoded by the coding sequence ATGCCGGACACGACGGGACGCATCCCCAAGGGGCCCGCGCCCGACCGGGTCATCGGGGTGGTCGACCCCTACGACATGGCGCTGGACCGCGAACTGTGGCGCTGGATGCCGGCCGGCGTCTCCCTGGCCATGGCACGGACCCCGTACCACCCGCTCGTCGTGGACGAGTTGATGGCGAGCGCGCTGGGGGACGACGCGGAGATCCGCTCCACGGCCCGGTCCCTGGCCGCGGTGGAGCCGGAGGCCGTCGTCTTCGCCTGCGCCTCGGGCAGCTTCGTCCACGGGGTCGACGGCGCCCGGCGCATCTCCGCGGCCATCGCGGAGGAGGTGGGCGCCCCGGCCGTGACGACGTCCGAGGCGCTCCTGGAGGCGCTGGACGCCCTGGGCCTGGCGCGGGTGGCGATCGCGACGCCCTACGTCCCGCGCCTGACCGAGCGGCTGGAGGCCTTCCTCGCCGCCGAGGGCCACTCCGTGGTGGGCACCGCCGGCCTCGGCCTCGACCACCTGATCTGGCACGTGCCGTACCGCGTGACCGCCGGGCTCGTGCGCGAGGCGGACCGCCCGGAGGCCGAGGCGGTGTTCGTCTCGTGCACCAACCTGCCGACCTTCGACATCATCGCCCCGCTCGAGGCGGAGCTGGGCAAGCCGGTGCTCACGGCCAACCAGGTCACCGCGTGGGCCGGGCTGCGCCGCCTGGGCCTGGGGCTCACGGCGCGGGACCAGGTGCTCGGTGCGGCGGGCTGGGCCGCGGACGGCTGA
- a CDS encoding ectoine synthase: MLVTNLNDLNETERDIKSETWRSRRMVLAGEGVGFSLHDTVIYAGTTSTFHYANHIEAVYCVQGEGTLTNEETGEVHELRDGTMYLLDGHEKHTVRATTELRMACVFNPPVTGRETHDENGVYELVLQDGSDRKVPTKANVETSAMAAMG, from the coding sequence ATGCTGGTGACCAACCTGAACGACCTGAACGAGACCGAGCGCGACATCAAGTCCGAGACCTGGCGCTCGCGCCGCATGGTGCTCGCCGGGGAGGGCGTCGGCTTCTCCCTGCACGACACCGTGATCTACGCCGGCACCACCTCGACCTTCCACTACGCGAACCACATCGAGGCCGTGTACTGCGTCCAGGGCGAGGGCACCCTCACCAACGAGGAGACCGGCGAGGTGCACGAGCTGCGCGACGGCACCATGTACCTGCTCGACGGGCACGAGAAGCACACCGTGCGCGCCACCACCGAGCTGCGCATGGCCTGCGTGTTCAACCCGCCCGTGACCGGCCGGGAGACCCACGACGAGAACGGCGTCTACGAGCTCGTCCTGCAGGACGGCTCGGACCGCAAGGTGCCGACCAAGGCCAACGTGGAGACCTCCGCCATGGCGGCCATGGGCTGA
- the ectB gene encoding diaminobutyrate--2-oxoglutarate transaminase, with the protein MTNDIFTTTESEVRSYSRSWPAVFSHASGSTQTAEDGTEYLDFFAGAGALNYGHNHPKMQAAVVEYLTSGAPVHSLDMMTPAKREFLETFKELILDPRGLDYKVMFPGPTGTNTVEAALKLARKVTGRQHILSFTNAFHGMTLGSLSVTGNSMKRKGAGIPLTNSSKIPYDDYFDGETADFLWLERVLEDSGSGVDKPAAVIVETVQGEGGLRAARAEWLRGLSELCRKHEILLIVDDVQAGCGRTGTFFSFEEAGFTPDIVCLSKSISGYGLPMALTLFRGDLDQWAPGEHNGTFRGNNPAFVAATTALREFWADDSFERGTLAEAIATVHSGLEQIAASVEGASVRGRGLLAGIRFEDVEVAGKVAREAFAHGLLVETSGPDDEVLKVMPPLTTPKDQLERGLRLIADAVATVTGADVQYRTGDRELLDA; encoded by the coding sequence ATGACGAACGACATCTTCACCACCACCGAGTCCGAGGTCCGCAGCTACAGCCGCAGCTGGCCCGCCGTGTTCAGCCACGCCTCCGGGTCCACCCAGACCGCCGAGGACGGCACCGAGTACCTGGACTTCTTCGCCGGGGCCGGCGCCCTGAACTACGGGCACAACCACCCGAAGATGCAGGCCGCCGTGGTCGAGTACCTCACCAGCGGCGCCCCCGTGCACTCCCTGGACATGATGACCCCGGCCAAGCGCGAGTTCCTCGAGACCTTCAAGGAGCTGATCCTCGACCCGCGCGGGCTGGACTACAAGGTGATGTTCCCCGGTCCGACGGGCACCAACACCGTGGAGGCGGCCCTGAAGCTGGCCCGCAAGGTCACCGGCCGCCAGCACATCCTGTCCTTCACCAACGCGTTCCACGGCATGACCCTGGGCTCGCTGTCCGTGACCGGCAACTCCATGAAGCGCAAGGGCGCCGGGATCCCGCTGACCAACAGCTCCAAGATCCCCTACGACGACTACTTCGACGGCGAGACCGCCGACTTCCTGTGGCTCGAGCGAGTGCTCGAGGACTCCGGCTCCGGCGTGGACAAGCCGGCCGCGGTGATCGTCGAGACCGTCCAGGGCGAGGGCGGGCTGCGCGCGGCCCGCGCCGAGTGGCTGCGCGGGCTGTCCGAGCTGTGCCGCAAGCACGAGATCCTGCTGATCGTGGACGACGTGCAGGCCGGCTGCGGCCGCACCGGCACCTTCTTCAGCTTCGAGGAGGCCGGCTTCACCCCGGACATCGTGTGCCTGTCCAAGTCCATCTCCGGCTACGGCCTGCCGATGGCCCTGACCCTGTTCCGCGGCGACCTGGACCAGTGGGCCCCGGGCGAGCACAACGGCACCTTCCGCGGCAACAACCCCGCGTTCGTGGCCGCCACCACCGCGCTGCGCGAGTTCTGGGCCGACGACTCCTTCGAGCGCGGCACCCTCGCCGAGGCCATCGCCACCGTGCACTCGGGCCTGGAGCAGATCGCCGCGTCCGTGGAGGGCGCCTCGGTCCGCGGCCGCGGCCTGCTGGCCGGCATCCGCTTCGAGGACGTCGAGGTGGCCGGCAAGGTGGCCCGCGAGGCCTTCGCCCACGGCCTGCTCGTGGAGACCTCCGGTCCGGACGACGAGGTGCTCAAGGTGATGCCGCCGCTCACCACCCCGAAGGACCAGCTCGAGCGCGGCCTGCGGTTGATCGCCGACGCGGTGGCCACCGTGACCGGTGCCGACGTGCAGTACCGCACCGGCGACCGCGAGCTGCTGGACGCCTGA
- a CDS encoding acyl-CoA thioesterase domain-containing protein, whose product MTASTPDRQPSTPAVGTDTLEAPAPDLDAPGRQGGRRGLVLGRTEQLMRVHLLRDPQHGAAGARTGTMGTGPWVLDPDGRPFGAAAAVIMDNTLATSLHAAGPELDWIVTTELLLNVLRPLPADGTVLESWTRARVADATGGMASGTLVGPDGTEYLQATGWFQGVERHDPAAVEHFTAMARLPLGPDTEVPLDRILGARPTTPAPPAGRPAVTEAFGAGWGFERKDELRNPHGAVHGGALSIMAAMAAQQAMPDHAGFDLQSLRVMFLRPAGGAIASRVRVRHAGRSLRVVQVELAGAEHGPGAKPFVQAEAVFRPAQ is encoded by the coding sequence ATGACCGCTTCCACCCCGGACCGCCAGCCCTCCACCCCGGCCGTGGGGACCGACACCCTCGAGGCCCCCGCCCCGGACCTCGACGCCCCGGGGCGGCAGGGTGGCCGCCGCGGGCTCGTGCTGGGCCGCACGGAGCAGCTGATGCGCGTGCACCTGCTCCGCGACCCGCAGCACGGTGCGGCGGGCGCGAGGACGGGGACGATGGGCACCGGGCCGTGGGTCCTCGACCCGGACGGGCGGCCCTTCGGGGCCGCGGCGGCGGTGATCATGGACAACACCCTGGCCACGTCCCTGCACGCGGCGGGCCCCGAGCTGGACTGGATCGTCACCACGGAGCTGCTGCTCAACGTGCTGCGGCCGCTGCCGGCGGACGGCACCGTGCTCGAGTCCTGGACCCGGGCGCGCGTGGCCGACGCCACGGGCGGGATGGCCTCCGGCACGCTCGTGGGGCCGGACGGCACGGAGTACCTCCAGGCGACCGGCTGGTTCCAGGGCGTCGAGCGCCACGACCCGGCCGCCGTCGAGCACTTCACCGCCATGGCACGCCTGCCGCTGGGCCCGGACACGGAAGTCCCCCTGGACCGGATCCTGGGGGCGAGGCCCACGACGCCGGCCCCGCCGGCCGGGCGGCCGGCGGTCACCGAGGCCTTCGGGGCCGGATGGGGCTTCGAGCGCAAGGACGAGCTGCGCAACCCGCACGGGGCCGTCCACGGCGGGGCCCTGAGCATAATGGCGGCCATGGCCGCCCAGCAGGCCATGCCGGACCACGCCGGGTTCGACCTGCAGTCGCTGCGGGTCATGTTCCTGCGGCCGGCCGGCGGCGCGATCGCCTCGCGGGTGCGGGTCCGGCATGCGGGCCGCTCGCTGCGCGTGGTGCAGGTGGAACTGGCCGGCGCCGAGCACGGGCCCGGCGCGAAGCCGTTCGTGCAGGCCGAGGCGGTGTTCCGGCCGGCCCAGTGA
- a CDS encoding CarD family transcriptional regulator has product MRLVPGQFVVHPHHGPAVVLDRKVRQLKGKDVAYVELEIQDKGLRISVPESMVKTIGVRDVSSHTTVRKLMSLLAKPSEHVEEQWSRRLKAFQEKLATGDLPRVAEVVRDLHRRHEVKELSMAERMLHREAVDVLAAEVAIVLDISAAEAEDVMAQAIDGVPLKDLGLDRGKAAKAQREDARQAA; this is encoded by the coding sequence ATGCGTCTGGTTCCCGGTCAGTTCGTCGTCCACCCCCACCACGGTCCCGCGGTCGTCCTGGACCGCAAGGTGCGCCAGTTGAAGGGCAAGGACGTCGCCTACGTGGAGCTGGAGATCCAGGACAAGGGGCTGCGCATCTCCGTGCCCGAGTCCATGGTGAAGACCATCGGCGTCCGGGACGTCAGCAGCCACACCACCGTGCGCAAGCTGATGTCCCTGCTGGCGAAGCCCAGCGAGCACGTCGAGGAGCAGTGGTCCCGCCGCCTGAAGGCGTTCCAGGAGAAGCTGGCCACCGGTGACCTGCCGCGCGTGGCCGAGGTGGTCCGTGACCTGCACCGCCGCCACGAGGTCAAGGAGCTCTCCATGGCCGAGCGCATGCTGCACCGCGAGGCCGTGGACGTGCTCGCCGCCGAGGTGGCCATCGTCCTCGACATCTCCGCCGCCGAGGCCGAGGACGTCATGGCCCAGGCGATCGACGGGGTCCCGCTCAAGGACCTCGGCCTGGACCGCGGCAAGGCGGCGAAGGCCCAGCGCGAGGACGCCCGGCAGGCCGCCTGA
- a CDS encoding MarR family winged helix-turn-helix transcriptional regulator — protein sequence MREPLGTDPVAEAYRHWVDRGWSGAADGMALVTSLVRAQQIIMARIDAVLRPLDLSFARFELLTLLSFTRSGALPMAKASVRLQVHPTSVTNTVDRLEQAGLVARRAHPTDRRATLIEITAAGRDLADRAGRALNERVFGDLGIPAGDVSTLNGILARFRADAGDFAGDTPILPVKN from the coding sequence ATGCGTGAACCCCTCGGGACGGACCCGGTGGCGGAGGCCTACCGCCACTGGGTGGACCGCGGCTGGAGCGGGGCCGCCGACGGCATGGCCCTGGTGACCTCGCTCGTCCGCGCGCAGCAGATCATCATGGCCCGCATCGACGCCGTGCTGCGGCCGCTGGACCTGAGCTTCGCGCGCTTCGAGCTGCTCACCCTGCTGTCCTTCACGCGCTCGGGGGCCCTGCCGATGGCCAAGGCCTCCGTGCGGCTGCAGGTGCACCCCACCTCCGTGACGAACACCGTGGACCGGCTGGAGCAGGCCGGCCTCGTGGCCCGCCGGGCCCACCCCACCGATCGGCGGGCCACGCTCATCGAGATCACCGCGGCGGGCCGCGACCTGGCCGACCGCGCCGGCCGGGCCCTGAACGAGCGCGTCTTCGGCGACCTCGGCATCCCCGCAGGGGACGTCTCCACCCTCAACGGCATCCTCGCGCGGTTCCGCGCCGATGCCGGCGACTTCGCGGGGGACACCCCGATCCTCCCCGTCAAGAACTGA
- a CDS encoding enoyl-CoA hydratase/isomerase family protein has protein sequence MTGPTAAGPGGRVTVATEGAVATITLSHPRRRNAMTEQMWLSLVPVTAALAEDPAVRVVVVRGAGEDFSAGADLTDLENILRDEDTGRHDGGALAKGEAALAGLHKPTIAAVDGYCLGGAWQIAAACDLRIASARSTFGITPAKIGIVYPVAGIERLVRLAGPAVAKYLLFTGDFVDAEQARAMGLVHAVHPTEDFWDRADALARRVASRSQLSVQAMKEIVDRASAGGAGLEEASARWQRQMLAAGDARTGVAAFLAHREPEFTWNGGPGASHA, from the coding sequence ATGACCGGCCCGACGGCGGCCGGGCCCGGCGGACGCGTGACGGTGGCGACCGAGGGGGCGGTGGCCACGATCACGCTGTCCCACCCGCGCCGCCGCAACGCGATGACCGAGCAGATGTGGCTGTCCCTCGTCCCGGTCACCGCCGCGCTCGCCGAGGACCCCGCGGTGCGGGTCGTGGTGGTCCGCGGTGCGGGGGAGGACTTCTCCGCCGGGGCGGACCTGACCGACCTGGAGAACATCCTGCGGGACGAGGACACCGGCCGGCACGACGGCGGGGCGCTCGCGAAGGGCGAGGCCGCCCTGGCCGGGCTGCACAAGCCGACCATCGCCGCCGTCGACGGCTACTGCCTCGGCGGGGCCTGGCAGATCGCCGCGGCCTGCGACCTGCGGATCGCCTCCGCCCGGTCCACCTTCGGCATCACGCCGGCCAAGATCGGGATCGTCTACCCGGTCGCGGGCATCGAGCGGCTGGTGCGCCTGGCCGGCCCGGCCGTCGCCAAGTACCTGCTGTTCACCGGGGACTTCGTGGACGCCGAGCAGGCCCGGGCGATGGGCCTGGTGCACGCCGTGCACCCCACGGAGGACTTCTGGGACCGCGCGGACGCCCTGGCCCGGCGCGTGGCCTCCCGGTCCCAGCTGTCCGTCCAGGCGATGAAGGAGATCGTCGACCGGGCGTCCGCCGGCGGGGCGGGGCTGGAGGAGGCGAGCGCGCGCTGGCAGCGGCAGATGCTCGCCGCCGGGGACGCACGGACCGGGGTCGCCGCCTTCCTGGCGCACCGCGAGCCCGAGTTCACCTGGAACGGCGGACCGGGGGCCTCGCATGCGTGA
- a CDS encoding CaiB/BaiF CoA-transferase family protein, with translation MTPDAIPAAGAPAPLPLDGVRVVDLSRALAGPYATALLGDLGATVVKVESVTGGDSSRAWPPFEGEHSLYFDCTNRNKESIAIDFYSDRGRTLLWDLAVSADVLVENFRPGVLATMGLDPEELRRENPSLVIASVSGFGSTGPLAQAAGLDQVAQGMSGLMSVTGPDAEHPTRVGVPVMDLSAGMFTAVGICAALAGRERQGGRGRHVATSLLEAGLALSAFQGQDHLSTGAVPVPRGNDHPVLAPYGVFRTADLPVIIAVGNQAHWRTFCGILGAPELEEDPRFATGRDRSGHRRDLAELIEQRLATRPGLEWIERFRAAGIPTGPIYTYPQAFADPQVQALDVVRRVRRADGSELPLVRGPLSIDGEATPVHRAPPALGQDTRAVLKGLGLDEAQIAGLVEAGIVTEAGRP, from the coding sequence ATGACGCCGGACGCGATCCCGGCCGCCGGTGCCCCGGCGCCCCTGCCGCTCGACGGCGTCCGGGTCGTGGACCTGTCCCGCGCGCTGGCGGGCCCGTACGCGACCGCCCTGCTGGGGGACCTCGGTGCCACCGTGGTCAAGGTCGAGTCCGTCACGGGCGGGGACTCCTCCCGCGCCTGGCCGCCGTTCGAGGGCGAGCACTCGCTCTATTTCGACTGCACCAACCGCAACAAGGAGTCGATCGCCATCGACTTCTACTCCGACCGGGGCCGGACGCTGCTGTGGGACCTCGCGGTGTCCGCCGACGTGCTGGTGGAGAACTTCCGCCCCGGCGTGCTGGCCACCATGGGCCTGGACCCGGAGGAGCTGCGCCGGGAGAACCCGAGCCTGGTGATCGCCTCGGTCTCCGGCTTCGGCAGCACCGGTCCGCTCGCGCAGGCCGCGGGGCTGGACCAGGTGGCGCAGGGCATGTCCGGGCTGATGTCCGTCACCGGCCCGGACGCCGAGCACCCCACCCGCGTGGGCGTCCCGGTCATGGACCTGTCCGCCGGGATGTTCACCGCCGTGGGGATCTGCGCGGCGCTGGCCGGGCGCGAGCGCCAGGGCGGGCGGGGCCGGCACGTGGCCACCTCGCTGCTGGAGGCCGGGCTCGCCCTGTCCGCGTTCCAGGGCCAGGACCACCTGTCCACCGGCGCCGTGCCCGTCCCGCGCGGCAACGACCACCCCGTGCTCGCCCCCTACGGCGTGTTCCGCACCGCGGACCTGCCGGTCATCATCGCCGTCGGGAACCAGGCCCACTGGCGGACCTTCTGCGGAATCCTCGGCGCGCCCGAGCTGGAGGAGGACCCGCGGTTCGCCACGGGGCGGGACCGCTCCGGGCACCGCCGGGACCTCGCGGAGCTCATCGAGCAGCGGCTGGCCACGCGCCCCGGGCTGGAGTGGATCGAGCGGTTCCGCGCCGCGGGCATCCCCACGGGACCGATCTACACCTACCCGCAGGCGTTCGCCGACCCACAGGTGCAGGCCCTGGACGTCGTGCGGCGGGTGCGGCGCGCGGACGGCTCGGAGCTGCCGCTCGTGCGCGGTCCGCTGAGCATCGACGGCGAGGCCACGCCCGTGCACCGCGCCCCGCCGGCGCTGGGGCAGGACACCCGCGCCGTGCTCAAGGGCCTCGGGCTGGACGAGGCGCAGATCGCCGGGCTCGTGGAGGCCGGCATCGTCACCGAGGCGGGACGGCCATGA
- a CDS encoding aldehyde dehydrogenase family protein codes for MTQTTPDTRAQEILAGVEQALWIDGHAVESATGQWRDVLNPARRGEAIARVPAAGPEDVERAVRAARAAFPAWRALHFTERSRALLAIADDIEAEAEKFARLTALDTGNALRTQARPEVATLVSLFRYFAGVAGEAKGVTLPAGDRQLQYTRREPLGVVACILPWNSPLMIAAFKVPAALAAGNTVILKAADDAPLTIQYLAQLCQRHVPAGVVNSLTGRGSVIGTALATHPGVDKVSFTGSTEVGRGVAAQASERLAHLSLELGGKNPSIVFPDAVEDEGILDGLLLSSRFTRQGQSCTAGSRLFLHEDVYDEMLQRLSARLGALVVGDPLDEASDMGSVINQSQFDQISGYLEEGRNHPDLTTVLGGEVPAEGPLTEGYYHLPTIFGGARNDFRLSQEEIFGPVLVAIKWKDVDEVVRMANDSHYGLAAYVWTHDLDAALDTAHRLEAGWVQVNQGGGQVVGQSYGGYKQSGMGREVSLEGMLEGFTQVKQVNVRLRG; via the coding sequence ATGACCCAGACCACCCCGGACACCCGGGCCCAGGAGATCCTGGCCGGCGTCGAGCAGGCGCTGTGGATCGACGGCCACGCCGTGGAGTCGGCCACGGGGCAGTGGCGCGACGTGCTGAACCCGGCCCGCCGGGGCGAGGCGATCGCGCGCGTGCCCGCCGCCGGCCCCGAGGACGTGGAGCGCGCCGTGCGCGCGGCCCGCGCGGCGTTCCCCGCGTGGCGCGCCCTGCACTTCACGGAGCGCTCCCGGGCGCTGCTGGCGATCGCCGACGACATCGAGGCCGAGGCCGAGAAGTTCGCCCGGCTCACCGCCCTGGACACCGGCAACGCCCTGCGCACCCAGGCGCGTCCGGAGGTCGCCACGCTCGTCTCGCTCTTCCGCTACTTCGCCGGGGTCGCCGGCGAGGCGAAGGGCGTGACCCTGCCCGCGGGGGATCGGCAGCTGCAGTACACGCGCCGCGAGCCGCTGGGCGTGGTGGCATGCATCCTGCCGTGGAACTCCCCGCTGATGATCGCCGCCTTCAAGGTTCCCGCCGCCCTCGCGGCCGGGAACACGGTGATCCTCAAGGCCGCGGACGACGCGCCGCTGACCATCCAGTACCTGGCCCAGCTGTGCCAGCGGCACGTGCCGGCCGGCGTCGTGAACTCCCTGACCGGGCGCGGCTCGGTGATCGGCACCGCCCTGGCCACCCACCCGGGCGTGGACAAGGTGTCCTTCACCGGCTCCACCGAGGTGGGCCGCGGCGTGGCCGCGCAGGCCTCCGAGCGGCTGGCGCACCTGTCCCTGGAGCTGGGCGGGAAGAACCCGTCCATCGTGTTCCCGGACGCGGTGGAGGACGAGGGGATCCTCGACGGGCTGCTGCTGTCCTCCCGGTTCACCCGCCAGGGCCAGTCCTGCACCGCCGGGTCGCGGCTGTTCCTGCACGAGGACGTCTACGACGAGATGCTCCAGCGGCTCTCCGCCCGGCTCGGCGCCCTCGTGGTCGGAGACCCGCTCGACGAGGCCTCGGACATGGGCTCGGTCATCAACCAGTCCCAGTTCGACCAGATCAGCGGCTACCTCGAGGAGGGCCGGAACCACCCGGACCTGACCACGGTGCTCGGCGGCGAGGTCCCCGCCGAGGGTCCCCTCACCGAGGGCTACTACCACCTGCCCACCATCTTCGGCGGGGCCCGCAACGACTTCCGGCTCTCCCAGGAGGAGATCTTCGGGCCCGTGCTGGTGGCCATCAAGTGGAAGGACGTCGACGAGGTGGTGCGGATGGCCAACGACTCCCACTACGGCCTGGCCGCCTATGTCTGGACGCACGACCTGGACGCCGCCCTGGACACCGCCCACCGCCTCGAGGCCGGCTGGGTGCAGGTCAACCAGGGCGGCGGGCAGGTGGTGGGCCAGTCCTACGGCGGCTACAAGCAGTCCGGGATGGGCCGCGAGGTGTCCCTCGAGGGCATGCTGGAGGGCTTCACCCAGGTCAAGCAGGTCAACGTGAGGCTGCGGGGATGA
- a CDS encoding enoyl-CoA hydratase, translating into MTATTDARNGTTMHTTDYETILTSTEGRVATITLNRPKALNALNLRLTEELLDAAERFDADPGIGAIVITGSEKAFAAGADIKEMATHSFADVYAADLFGAWDRLVAVRTPVIAAVAGHALGGGCELAMIADLIIAADNARFGQPEIKLGIIPGMGGSQRLTRAIGKSKAMEMVLTGRTMDAAEAERAGLVARVVPVADLQREVAELAATIAGMSKPIAMIAKEAVNRSYESSLREGLLHERRMNHACFATEDQKEGMAAFVEKRPASFAHR; encoded by the coding sequence ATGACCGCCACGACCGACGCGAGGAACGGGACCACCATGCACACGACCGACTACGAGACCATCCTGACGAGCACCGAGGGCCGGGTCGCCACGATCACCCTCAACCGGCCGAAGGCCCTCAACGCCCTGAACCTGCGGCTCACCGAGGAGCTGCTGGACGCCGCCGAGCGGTTCGACGCGGACCCGGGGATCGGGGCCATCGTCATCACCGGCTCCGAGAAGGCCTTCGCGGCCGGCGCGGACATCAAGGAGATGGCCACGCACTCCTTCGCGGACGTCTACGCCGCGGACCTCTTCGGCGCGTGGGACCGGCTCGTCGCGGTGCGCACGCCGGTGATCGCCGCCGTGGCCGGCCACGCCCTCGGCGGTGGCTGCGAGCTGGCGATGATCGCGGACCTCATCATCGCGGCGGACAACGCGAGGTTCGGCCAGCCGGAGATCAAGCTCGGCATCATCCCGGGCATGGGCGGGTCCCAGCGGCTGACCCGGGCGATCGGGAAGTCCAAGGCCATGGAGATGGTGCTCACCGGCCGGACCATGGACGCCGCGGAGGCCGAACGGGCGGGGCTGGTGGCCCGCGTGGTGCCGGTGGCCGACCTCCAGCGCGAGGTGGCGGAGCTGGCGGCCACCATTGCCGGGATGTCCAAGCCGATCGCGATGATCGCCAAGGAGGCGGTCAACCGCTCCTACGAGTCCTCCCTGCGCGAGGGGCTGCTCCACGAGCGCCGGATGAACCACGCCTGCTTCGCCACCGAGGACCAGAAGGAGGGGATGGCCGCCTTCGTCGAGAAGCGCCCGGCCTCCTTCGCCCACCGCTGA
- the mmsB gene encoding 3-hydroxyisobutyrate dehydrogenase has protein sequence MTETPGTPTVPETTAPAALPQVAFIGLGHMGAPMAANLVAAGYRVRGFDLVPEALETARAAGVEIAGSGPEAVQGAALVITMLPAGRHVLVAYQGTPGDGEALAVPGLLEAAAPDTLFMDCSTISVEDARRAHELATAAGHRSLDAPVSGGVVGAEAGTLTMMVGGSAEDYAEALPVLEVVGRRIVHCGDAGAGQAAKVCNNLILGASMIAVSEAFVLGERLGLSNQALFDVASTASGQCWALTTNCPVPGPVPTSPANRDYRPGFAGALMAKDLGLARHAIEATGTESRIGLLAERIYAAFAAGEGADRDFSAIIEQIREHSALETEAGTGTASGADAGTDTGTGTGTGTGAEQ, from the coding sequence ATGACCGAGACCCCCGGGACCCCCACGGTCCCCGAGACCACCGCCCCCGCCGCGCTGCCGCAGGTGGCCTTCATCGGCCTGGGCCACATGGGCGCCCCGATGGCCGCCAACCTGGTGGCGGCCGGCTACCGCGTGCGCGGCTTCGACCTCGTGCCCGAGGCGCTCGAGACCGCCCGGGCCGCCGGCGTGGAGATCGCCGGCTCCGGCCCGGAGGCCGTGCAGGGCGCCGCACTGGTCATCACCATGCTGCCGGCCGGCCGCCACGTGCTGGTCGCCTACCAGGGCACCCCCGGGGACGGGGAAGCCCTCGCGGTGCCCGGGCTGCTGGAGGCTGCGGCCCCGGACACCCTGTTCATGGACTGCTCCACCATCTCGGTCGAGGACGCCCGCCGGGCGCACGAGCTCGCGACGGCGGCCGGGCACCGCAGCCTCGACGCGCCGGTCTCCGGCGGGGTGGTGGGGGCCGAGGCCGGGACGCTGACGATGATGGTCGGCGGCTCCGCCGAGGACTACGCCGAGGCCCTGCCCGTGCTCGAGGTGGTCGGCCGGCGGATCGTGCACTGCGGGGACGCCGGGGCCGGGCAGGCCGCGAAGGTCTGCAACAACCTGATCCTGGGGGCCTCCATGATCGCCGTGTCCGAGGCCTTCGTGCTGGGCGAGCGGCTGGGCCTGAGCAACCAGGCGCTGTTCGACGTGGCCTCCACGGCCTCCGGGCAGTGCTGGGCGCTGACCACCAACTGCCCCGTGCCGGGCCCGGTGCCCACGTCCCCGGCCAACCGGGACTACCGGCCGGGCTTCGCCGGGGCCCTCATGGCGAAGGACCTCGGGCTGGCCCGCCACGCCATCGAGGCCACCGGCACCGAGAGCCGGATCGGGCTGCTGGCCGAGCGGATCTACGCCGCCTTCGCCGCCGGCGAGGGGGCCGACCGGGACTTCTCCGCCATCATCGAGCAGATCCGCGAGCACTCCGCCCTCGAGACCGAGGCGGGGACCGGCACCGCGTCCGGGGCCGACGCCGGGACCGACACCGGGACCGGCACCGGGACCGGCACGGGAGCCGAGCAATGA